The Acanthochromis polyacanthus isolate Apoly-LR-REF ecotype Palm Island chromosome 17, KAUST_Apoly_ChrSc, whole genome shotgun sequence genome has a window encoding:
- the timm22 gene encoding mitochondrial import inner membrane translocase subunit Tim22: MAASTAAAGAGASDSQGPASSVPSMDGPTVQYSSVLEHLIGDKRTVKELNPAVMGGLPVPPKSDEQKMIERGMESCAFKSLLACVGGFVLGGAFGVFTAGIDTNVGFDPKDPLRTPTAREVLKDMGQRGMSYAKNFAIVGAMFSCTECIIESHRGVSDWKNAVYSGCVTGGAIGFRAGLKAGVLGCGGFAAFSAAIEYYLR, from the exons ATGGCGGCCTCCACGGCAGCTGCAGGCGCTGGTGCCTCCGACTCACAAGGTCCAGCTTCTTCTGTACCGAGCATGGACGGCCCGACCGTTCAGTACAGTTCGGTTCTGGAGCATCTTATCGGAGACAAGAGGACCGTTAAGGAGCTGAACCCCGCTGTTATGGGCGGACTGCCGGTCCCTCCGAAAAGCGACGAGCAGAAGATGATCGAGAGGGGAATGGAGAGCTGTGCCTTCAAGTCTCTGCTGGCCTGTGTGGGAG GTTTTGTCCTCGGAGGAGCTTTTGGTGTTTTCACTGCTGGTATCGATACCAATGTTGGCTTTGACCCTAAAGATCCTTTGAGAACTCCAACAGCACGAGAAGTCCTTAAAGACATGGGCCAGAGGGGGATGTCCTACGCCAAGAACTTTGCTATTGTGGGCGCCATGTTCTCCTGCACAGAGTGCATCATAGAATCA CACAGAGGTGTTTCTGACTGGAAGAACGCCGTGTACAGCGGCTGTGTAACTGGTGGAGCCATCGGGTTTAGAG ctgGACTGAAGGCTGGAGTCCTGGGATGTGGGggctttgctgctttttctgcagCAATTGAATATTATTTACGATGA